TGCCATCGGCTGTTCCACATACTGAAATTTCTCATAGTCAAAGTCCCGGCGCCGCCAGCGGTTGATCCGGGCGCAGTTGGGAAAAATGCGGGGCAGACCGGTCAGCTCCCAGAGGACGGAGGAGAAGGTGGGAAAGGAGCGGATTGACAGCTGGGTTGTGCCGTCCGGATTGAGCAGACGGGGCGCAACCCCGGCAGCCTCAGGATGACGGTCAAGGTATTCGACCATCCGGTCAATCGCATCCGGGAAAAGCACCGTGTCCGGATTGAGCAGAAGAATGTATTCACCCCGGGCAAGTGCCATGCCCTGGTTATTGGCACGGGCATAGCCGTAATTGGCAGGGTTATAGATGATGCGCAGCTGGGGATGGGCACCGCTGGTGACCGCCTGCTCCAGGAGCTGACGGGTGCGGTCCGAAGAGGCGTTGTCAATGATAATGACCTCATGAGGTACAACCGGTCTGACTGATTTCAAACAGGCTTCAATGTCCGCAGCGCTGTTATAGGTGACGATGATAATTGAAAGTTTCATCGCCGGAAACCGGGTCAGACCCGCTGGCGATAGTATTCGAGAAGATCGGCAAGCGTCTGTTCGAACGGTATTTCGGGCTGCCAGCCGGTGATGAGCCGGAATTTTTCCGCATTGCCGGAGAGATAGGGGATGTCATAGGGTCTGATTTCAGTTGCACCGGAGCGGACCTCAACCGGCACCCGCGACATCTTCAGCAGCAAATCCACGCCCTCCCGGAGCCGGATGGCATTGCCGGAGGTGATGTTATAGGTCTCACCGCTGATGCAGTTTTCCATTGCCAGCACATATGCCCGAACCACATCCCGGACATCGGTGTAGTCCCGGCGTACACTCAGGTCGCCCATTTTCAGCACCGGTTCCGCCTTGTCCTTCTCCACCAGGGCAATGTGCTGTGCCACCTTGGAGAAGATAAACCGTGGCGCCTGGCCCGGACCGGTATGGCTGAAGGGCCGAACGATAACGATGTCCATGCCCCATGCCTGGTAGTAAAGCCG
This candidate division WOR-3 bacterium DNA region includes the following protein-coding sequences:
- a CDS encoding glycosyltransferase family 2 protein encodes the protein MKLSIIIVTYNSAADIEACLKSVRPVVPHEVIIIDNASSDRTRQLLEQAVTSGAHPQLRIIYNPANYGYARANNQGMALARGEYILLLNPDTVLFPDAIDRMVEYLDRHPEAAGVAPRLLNPDGTTQLSIRSFPTFSSVLWELTGLPRIFPNCARINRWRRRDFDYEKFQYVEQPMASCLLLRRSILGALGGFDERFPIYYNDVDLCYRIYQQGSRLAYLPEAKVTHRLGASTSPLKTKMIYENHHSLFRFLSKYDRKPSFILKAVILLPLLELSALLRVLLFRLKKLSADKTD
- a CDS encoding GDP-mannose 4,6-dehydratase — protein: MPRRALITGIEGFVGGHLCHYLQKLGWEVAGIHLNPPPAGLNVELFCADICDFDRLKSVLEQTRPEWIFHLAGVSSVAEAEKNPVPVYEINTLGTLKLLMAVHQLMLPCRLLFVSSADVYGRGENPHSETDPVAPLTVYARSKHLAEQLCRLYYQAWGMDIVIVRPFSHTGPGQAPRFIFSKVAQHIALVEKDKAEPVLKMGDLSVRRDYTDVRDVVRAYVLAMENCISGETYNITSGNAIRLREGVDLLLKMSRVPVEVRSGATEIRPYDIPYLSGNAEKFRLITGWQPEIPFEQTLADLLEYYRQRV